Proteins encoded in a region of the Vitis riparia cultivar Riparia Gloire de Montpellier isolate 1030 chromosome 7, EGFV_Vit.rip_1.0, whole genome shotgun sequence genome:
- the LOC117919412 gene encoding ADP-ribosylation factor-related protein 1-like, whose amino-acid sequence MFSLFHGLWKYLFSKAEFHVLILGIDKAGKTTLLEKLKALYTNLEGLPPDRIVPTVGLNIGRVELSNTKLVFWDLGGQPSLRSIWEKYYEEAHAVVFVIDASCPSRFEDSKSALEKVIRHEDLQGAPLLILANKQDLDNAASSDELARYLDLKNLDERIYIFEAVSTFDGMGIKESMDWLVEVMERSKRTEMLRVRAGVTGPASA is encoded by the exons ATGTTCTCCCTGTTTCATGGACTTTGGAAGTATCTCTTCAGTAAGGCAGAGTTTCATGTTCTTATTCTTGGAATTGACAAGGCTGGGAAAACA ACTTTACTAGAGAAGTTGAAGGCCCTATACACGAACCTGGAAGGTCTCCCCCCTGATCGAATTGTTCCAACTGTGGGACTCAATATTGGTCGTGTTGAATTGTCAAATACAAAACTTGTATTCTGGGACCTGGGAGGTCAG cCCAGTCTTCGCTCAATTTGGGAGAAATATTATGAAGAGGCACATGCTGTGGTATTTGTAATTGATGCTTCTTGCCCGTCACGTTTTGAAGATTCAAAATCAGCATTGG AAAAAGTTATCCGGCATGAGGATTTGCAAGGAGCTCCACTTTTAATACTGGCAAACAAGCAG GATCTTGATAATGCTGCATCTTCTGACGAATTAGCTCGGTATCTAGATCTCAAAAATTTGGATGAAAGGATTTACATATTTGAAGCTGTTTCAACATTTGATGG GATGGGGATTAAAGAGAGCATGGACTGGCTGGTGGAGGTTATGGAGAGAAGCAAGAGAACCGAAATGTTGAGAGTTCGTGCAGGCGTGACAGGCCCAGCATCTGCTTAG
- the LOC117917737 gene encoding uncharacterized protein LOC117917737, producing the protein MSTATPPKTCPSQLVVLNKAFKLAEQWVKNMSTPLEDEPTEVKLEARPSRLGLGAKVSRQSKIGPSNDPIERKLYAKLDAGKRKSSKSSKESTLSARNGSDNSDDSDEDLESRTKSFSKKRVVPPTSSLQRNKKSK; encoded by the exons atgagCACGGCTACTCCACCGAAGACTTGTCCTTCTCAATTGGTCGTTTTAAACAAGGCATTCAAATTG GCTGAGCAATGGGTTAAGAATATGTCCACACCTTTAGAGGATGAACCAACTGAAGTTAAGTTAGAAGCCCGACCTTCTAG GCTTGGACTGGGTGCTAAAGTTTCACGTCAATCCAAAATTGGGCCTTCAAATGATCccattgaaagaaaattatatgcTAAGTTGGATGCTGGGAAAAGAAAATCTTCCAAAAGTAGCAAGGAGTCTACTCTATCTGCAAGAAATGGAAGTGACAATAGTGATGATAGTGATGAGGATCTAGAGAGCAGAACCAAATCATTTAGCAAGAAGCGAGTAGTTCCTCCAACCTCATCTCTACAGAGAAACAAGAAATCAAAG